A section of the Citrus sinensis cultivar Valencia sweet orange chromosome 8, DVS_A1.0, whole genome shotgun sequence genome encodes:
- the LOC102626043 gene encoding histone deacetylase 19: MDTGGNSLPSGTDGVKRKVCYFYDPEVGNYYYGQGHPMKPHRIRMTHALLAHYGLLQNMQVLKPFPARERDLCRFHADDYVSFLRSITPETQQDQLRQLKRFNVGEDCPVFDGLFSFCQTYAGGSVGGAVKLNHGLCDIAINWAGGLHHAKKCEASGFCYVNDIVLAILELLKQHERVLYVDIDIHHGDGVEEAFYTTDRVMTVSFHKFGDYFPGTGDIRDIGYSKGKFYSLNVPLDDGIDDESYHYLFKPIIGKVMEVFRPGAVVLQCGADSLSGDRLGCFNLSIKGHAECVKFMRSFNVPLLLLGGGGYTIRNVARCWCYETGVALGVEVDDKMPQHEYYEYFGPDYTLHVAPSNMENKNSRQLLEEIRNKLLEYLSKLQHAPSVQFQERPPDSELPEADEDQEDGDERWDPDSDMDVDDERKSLPNRVKREAVEPEQKDREGLKGMAEQARGFDMIADDSISTKVLDMSSMPIDEPSIKVEQENMSKASDHMYPHS; encoded by the exons atggACACTGGAGGCAATTCTTTACCATCTGGTACTGATGGCGTTAAGAGAAAGGTGTGTTATTTCTACGACCCAGAGGTGGGCAATTACTACTATGGACAGGGTCACCCAATGAAACCCCATCGCATTCGTATGACCCATGCCCTTCTCGCCCACTACGGCTTGCTTCAGAACATGCAGGTCCTCAAACCTTTTCCTGCTAGGGAAAGGGATCTTTGCCGCTTCCATGCCGATGATTATGTCTCCTTCCTCAGGAGTATCACCCCTGAGACTCAGCAGGATCAGCTTAGGCAGCTCAAGCGCTTTAATGTTGGTGAAGATTGCCCTGTCTTTGACGGTCTTTTCTCCTTCTGTCAAACTTATGCTGGGGGCTCTGTTGGTGGTGCTGTCAAGTTGAATCACGGCCTCTGTGATATTGCTATCAACTGGGCCGGTGGCCTTCATCATGCTAAGAAATGTGAAGCTTCCGGATTCTGTTATGTCAATGACATTGTCTTGGCCATTTTGGAGCTACTTAAGCAGCATGAG CGTGTATTATATGTAGATATTGATATCCATCATGGAGATGGCGTGGAGGAAGCATTTTATACAACTGATAGGGTAATGACTGTTTCATTCCATAAGTTCGGAGATTATTTTCCTGGTACAGGGGATATACGTGATATTGGTTATTCGAAAGGAAAGTTCTACTCCCTTAATGTTCCTCTTGATGATGGTATCGATGATGAGAGCTACCATTACTTGTTCAAACCGATAATCGGAAAAGTGATGGAAGTTTTTAGACCTGGTGCTGTGGTCCTCCAATGTGGTGCTGACTCATTGTCTGGGGATAGGTTAGGATGCTTCAATCTTTCAATTAAAGGTCATGCAGAATGTGTCAAATTTATGAGATCATTCAATGTGCCTCTGTTGCTGCTGGGTGGTGGTGGTTACACTATTCGGAATGTTGCTCGTTGCTGGTGCTACGAG ACAGGAGTTGCACTTGGAGTAGAGGTTGATGACAAGATGCCACAGCATGAGTATTATGAGTATTTTGGTCCTGACTATACTCTTCATGTTGCTCCCAGTAACATGGAGAATAAGAATTCGCGCCAGTTGCTTGAGGAAATAAGGAATAAGCTTCTCGAATATCTCTCAAAGCTTCAACATGCACCCAGTGTCCAGTTTCAGGAAAGACCACCTGATTCTGAACTTCCAGAG GCGGATGAAGATCAGGAGGATGGCGATGAGAGATGGGATCCAGATTCTGACATGGATGTTGATGATGAACG AAAGTCCCTACCAAACAGAGTTAAGAGAGAAGCAGTTGAACCTGAGCAAAAAGATCGG GAGGGCCTTAAAGGAATGGCCGAGCAAGCTAGAGGCTTCGACATGATTGCAGACGATTCTATAAGCACAAAG GTTTTAGATATGAGTTCAATGCCAATTGATGAACCGAGCATCAAAGTTGAACAAGAAAACATGAGCAAGGCATCTGATCACATGTACCCGCATTCGTAA
- the LOC102606601 gene encoding tetraketide alpha-pyrone reductase 1, whose protein sequence is MAMDQINGKVCVTGASGYLASWLVKRLLLAGYHVTGTVRDPGNERKLAHLWRLEGAKERLQIVRANLMDEGSFDDAINGCQGVFHTASPVLKPSSNPKAEIIEPAVNGTLNVLRSCQKNPSLRRVVLTSSSSTVRIRYDFDSKIPLDESSWSSVDLCESLQIWYALSKILAEKAAWEFCGHNGIDLVTILPSFVIGPSLPPDLCSTASDVLGLLKGEKEKFQWHGRMGYVHIDDVALCHILVYEHQNSHGRYLCSSTVVDNNELVSLLSTRYPLLPIPERFELLDRPYYEFNTSKLTSLLGFKFKSIEEMFDDCIAWFDEQGYLC, encoded by the exons ATGGCAATGGATCAAATAAACGGGAAGGTGTGCGTGACAGGTGCTTCTGGCTATTTGGCATCTTGGCTTGTTAAGCGTCTTCTCTTAGCTGGTTATCATGTCACTGGAACCGTTAGAGATCCAG GAAATGAAAGGAAGTTAGCGCATTTATGGAGACTGGAAGGAGCAAAGGAGAGACTACAAATCGTGAGGGCAAATTTGATGGATGAAGGAAGCTTTGATGACGCTATCAACGGATGCCAAGGAGTCTTTCACACTGCTTCCCCTGTCCTCAAACCTTCTTCCAATCCAAAG GCTGAAATCATAGAACCAGCAGTCAATGGTACCCTGAATGTGCTACGTTCATGCCAAAAAAATCCATCTCTGAGGCGTGTGGTTCTTACCTCATCTTCTTCTACTGTGAGGATAAGATATGATTTTGATTCCAAAATACCTCTTGACGAATCATCTTGGAGCTCTGTTGACCTCTGCGAGTCACTTCAG ATATGGTATGCTCTATCAAAAATCCTAGCTGAGAAAGCTGCATGGGAATTCTGTGGCCATAACGGGATTGACTTAGTTACCATTCTACCCTCTTTCGTTATTGGACCTAGTTTGCCACCTGACCTATGTTCTACTGCATCCGATGTTCTTGGCTTACTCAAAG GCGAAAAGGAGAAATTTCAATGGCACGGAAGGATGGGATACGTTCACATCGATGATGTAGCGCTTTGCCACATCCTTGTTTATGAACACCAAAATAGTCACGGGCGATACCTTTGTAGCTCAACCGTTGTGGATAATAATGAGTTAGTATCCTTGTTATCAACACGCTATCCTTTGCTTCCCATCCCAGAAAG gTTTGAGCTACTAGACAGACCATACTATGAGTTCAACACGTCAAAGTTGACTAGTCTGCTGGGATTCAAGTTCAAGTCTATTGAAGAGATGTTTGATGATTGCATTGCTTGGTTTGATGAGCAAGGCTATCTTTGCTGA
- the LOC102626333 gene encoding phototropin-2 isoform X3: protein MKLPNSSPHDQSAGKDQQRPIEVFQPKASHDIGQSSGTNEDLHTQALKAFTTTSTNKWMAFEGESGSYPKIKVSDESNGRFFNEKKAVDVDRIFTGASIAERTAEWGLVVKSDVLGEGTFKAVNLRKPSGDGDRSKNSSERFTIDSTRTSEESERGAFPRVSEELKAALATLQQTFVVSDATKPDCPIMYASSGFFSMTGYSSKEVIGRNCRFLQGPETDKNEVEKIRDAVRNGKSYCGRLLNYKKDGTPFWNLLTVTPIKDDSGKTIKFIGMQVEVSKYTEGVNDKALRPNGLSKSLIRYDARQKEKALGSITEVIQTVKRSQSHIRALSLDTTNKLEEKKKFNLDCALPASAENVNKSTPGRQTPQVGYGGEMSVQEAGRNSRKSGRNSLMGLKVRSPSLAGKHEPQPSIAPEVFMTKDLKWTDSWDRAERERDIRQGIDLATTLERIEKNFVITDPRIPDNPIIFASDSFLELTEYTREEILGRNCRFLQGPETDQATVSKIRDAVREQREITVQLINYTKSGKKFWNLFHLQPMRDHKGELQYFIGVQLDGSDHVEPLRNRLSEKTEQQSAKIVKATAENVNEAVRELPDANLRPEDLWAIHSQPVFPRPHKRDNSSWIAIQKITGSGEKIGLHHFKPIKPLGCGDTGSVHLVELQGAGELYAMKAMEKSVMLNRNKVHRACIEREIMSLLDHPFLPTLYASFQTSTHICLITDFCPGGELFALLDKQPMKIFREDSARFYAAEVVIGLEYLHCLGIIYRDLKPENILLQKDGHVVLTDFDLSFMTSCKPQIIKHAPSSSRRRSRSQPPPTFLAEPVTQSNSFVGTEEYIAPEIITGAGHSSAIDWWAVGLNMGITFNY, encoded by the exons ATGAAGCTGCCCAATTCATCGCCACACGATCAGTCAGCAGGTAAAGACCAGCAAAGACCAATTGAGGTTTTTCAACCAAAAGCAAGTCACGATATTGGACAATCCAGTGGTACAAATGAAGATCTTCATACACAAGCATTAAAAGCTTTCACCACTACTAGTACCAACAAGTGGATGGCATTTGAAGGAGAGAGTGGTAGCTATCCTAAAATCAAAGTTTCTGATGAATCTAATGGGAGGTTTTTCAATGAAAAGAAAGCTGTGGATGTGGATCGGATTTTTACTGGAGCCAGCATAGCTGAAAGGACAGCAGAGTGGGGACTAGTTGTAAAGTCAGATGTTTTAGGAGAAGGCACTTTCAAAGCTGTTAATCTGAGGAAGCCGTCTGGAGATGGCGACAGAAGCAAAAACTCATCAGAGAgattcacaatagattccacTAGAACATCAGAAGAATCTGAAAGAGGGGCATTCCCAAGGGTTTCAGAGGAGTTGAAGGCTGCATTGGCAACATTGCAGCAAACATTTGTTGTGTCTGATGCCACTAAACCTGACTGCCCTATAATGTATGCCAGCAGTGGCTTTTTTAGCATGACTGGTTACTCTTCCAAGGAGGTCATTGGAAGGAATTG CCGGTTTCTTCAAGGGCCAGAAACAGACAAGAATGAGGTGGAGAAAATACGAGATGCGGTGAGGAACGGGAAGAGTTACTGCGGCAGGCTCTTGAACTACAAAAAAGATGGTACTCCTTTCTGGAATCTACTCACTGTTACGCCTATCAAGGATGATAGTGGTAAAACTATCAAATTCATTGG GATGCAGGTTGAGGTCAGCAAATACACCGAAGGTGTTAATGACAAGGCACTGCGGCCAAATGGATTGTCTAAGTCATTGATCCGCTATGATG CTCGTCAGAAGGAAAAGGCTTTAGGTTCTATCACAGAGGTTATTCAAACTGTGAAACGTTCGCAATCTCACATTCGTGCTCTAAGTCTTGATACTACCAATAAgcttgaagagaagaagaagttcAATCTTGATTGTGCTCTGCCTGCATCTGctgaaaatgtaaataaaagcaCACCTGGTAGACAAACTCCTCAGGTTGGTTATGGAGGAGAGATGTCTGTTCAGGAAGCTGGcagaaattcaagaaaatcAGGGCGCAATTCTTTAATGGG GCTTAAAGTGAGGTCTCCAAGCCTTGCAGGAAAGCATGAGCCTCAACCAAGTATCGCACCGGAGGTTTTCATGACTAAAGACTTAAAATGGACTGACAGTTGGGACCGTGCAGAAAGGGAGAGGGATATCCGCCAAGGAATCGATCTAGCAACCACTTTGGAACGCATTGAGAAGAATTTTGTTATCACAGATCCAAGAATTCCTGATAACCCCATT ATTTTTGCCTCTGATAGCTTTCTTGAATTGACTGAATATACACGTGAAGAAATTTTGGGGAGAAACTGCAG GTTTCTTCAAGGACCTGAAACAGATCAAGCAACTGTCTCAAAGATAAGAGATGCTGTCAGAGAACAAAGGGAAATTACCGTTCAGTTGATTAACTACACTAAGAGTG GAAAAAAATTCTGGAATTTATTCCACTTGCAACCAATGCGTGATCATAAG ggTGAACTGCAATACTTCATTGGTGTCCAGCTAGACGGAAGTGATCATGTGGAACCCTTGCGGAACCGCTTGTCAGAGAAAACAGAGCAACAAAGTGCAAAGATA gtCAAGGCTACTGCAGAAAATGTTAATGAAGCTGTTCGAGAACTTCCTGACGCCAACTTG AGACCAGAAGACCTGTGGGCAATTCATTCACAGCCTGTCTTTCCACGACCTCATAAAAGAGACAATTCTTCGTGGATAGCAATTCAAAAG atCACTGGAAGTGGTGAAAAAATTGGGCTACATCATTTCAAGCCAATAAAACCGTTGGGCTGTGGTGACACTGGCAG TGTTCATCTGGTGGAACTGCAAGGTGCAGGTGAACTGTATGCTATGAAGGCAATGGAAAAATCTGTAATGTTGAATCGTAACAAG GTTCACCGAGCATGCATTGAAAGGGAAATCATGTCACTACTGGATCATCCTTTTCTTCCTACTCTTTACGCCTCCTTTCAG ACTTCTACACACATTTGTTTGATAACAGACTTTTGCCCTGGTGGAGAGTTATTTGCCTTGCTTGACAAGCAGCCTATGAAGATATTTAGAGAGGATTCAGCTAG GTTCTATGCAGCAGAGGTTGTCATTGGCTTGGAATATCTGCACTGCTTAG GAATAATTTATCGGGACCTGAAgcctgaaaatattttactccAGAAAGATGGGCATGTCGTATTGACTGACTTTGATTTGTCATTTATGACATCCTGCAAACCCCAA ATTATTAAGCATGCACCATCAAGTAGTAGGAGAAGATCTAGGAGTCAGCCACCGCCAACATTTTTGGCAGAACCAGTTACACagtcaaattcatttgttggAACCGAAGAATACATTGCTCCA GAAATTATTACAGGTGCAGGCCACAGCAGTGCTATTGATTGGTGGGCTGTTG
- the LOC102626333 gene encoding phototropin-2 isoform X2: MKLPNSSPHDQSAGKDQQRPIEVFQPKASHDIGQSSGTNEDLHTQALKAFTTTSTNKWMAFEGESGSYPKIKVSDESNGRFFNEKKAVDVDRIFTGASIAERTAEWGLVVKSDVLGEGTFKAVNLRKPSGDGDRSKNSSERFTIDSTRTSEESERGAFPRVSEELKAALATLQQTFVVSDATKPDCPIMYASSGFFSMTGYSSKEVIGRNCRFLQGPETDKNEVEKIRDAVRNGKSYCGRLLNYKKDGTPFWNLLTVTPIKDDSGKTIKFIGMQVEVSKYTEGVNDKALRPNGLSKSLIRYDARQKEKALGSITEVIQTVKRSQSHIRALSLDTTNKLEEKKKFNLDCALPASAENVNKSTPGRQTPQVGYGGEMSVQEAGRNSRKSGRNSLMGLKVRSPSLAGKHEPQPSIAPEVFMTKDLKWTDSWDRAERERDIRQGIDLATTLERIEKNFVITDPRIPDNPIIFASDSFLELTEYTREEILGRNCRFLQGPETDQATVSKIRDAVREQREITVQLINYTKSGKKFWNLFHLQPMRDHKGELQYFIGVQLDGSDHVEPLRNRLSEKTEQQSAKIVKATAENVNEAVRELPDANLRPEDLWAIHSQPVFPRPHKRDNSSWIAIQKITGSGEKIGLHHFKPIKPLGCGDTGSVHLVELQGAGELYAMKAMEKSVMLNRNKVHRACIEREIMSLLDHPFLPTLYASFQTSTHICLITDFCPGGELFALLDKQPMKIFREDSARFYAAEVVIGLEYLHCLGIIYRDLKPENILLQKDGHVVLTDFDLSFMTSCKPQIIKHAPSSSRRRSRSQPPPTFLAEPVTQSNSFVGTEEYIAPEIITGAGHSSAIDWWAVGILLYEMLYGRTPFRGKNRQKTFANILHKDLTFPSSIPLKNVLEGS, from the exons ATGAAGCTGCCCAATTCATCGCCACACGATCAGTCAGCAGGTAAAGACCAGCAAAGACCAATTGAGGTTTTTCAACCAAAAGCAAGTCACGATATTGGACAATCCAGTGGTACAAATGAAGATCTTCATACACAAGCATTAAAAGCTTTCACCACTACTAGTACCAACAAGTGGATGGCATTTGAAGGAGAGAGTGGTAGCTATCCTAAAATCAAAGTTTCTGATGAATCTAATGGGAGGTTTTTCAATGAAAAGAAAGCTGTGGATGTGGATCGGATTTTTACTGGAGCCAGCATAGCTGAAAGGACAGCAGAGTGGGGACTAGTTGTAAAGTCAGATGTTTTAGGAGAAGGCACTTTCAAAGCTGTTAATCTGAGGAAGCCGTCTGGAGATGGCGACAGAAGCAAAAACTCATCAGAGAgattcacaatagattccacTAGAACATCAGAAGAATCTGAAAGAGGGGCATTCCCAAGGGTTTCAGAGGAGTTGAAGGCTGCATTGGCAACATTGCAGCAAACATTTGTTGTGTCTGATGCCACTAAACCTGACTGCCCTATAATGTATGCCAGCAGTGGCTTTTTTAGCATGACTGGTTACTCTTCCAAGGAGGTCATTGGAAGGAATTG CCGGTTTCTTCAAGGGCCAGAAACAGACAAGAATGAGGTGGAGAAAATACGAGATGCGGTGAGGAACGGGAAGAGTTACTGCGGCAGGCTCTTGAACTACAAAAAAGATGGTACTCCTTTCTGGAATCTACTCACTGTTACGCCTATCAAGGATGATAGTGGTAAAACTATCAAATTCATTGG GATGCAGGTTGAGGTCAGCAAATACACCGAAGGTGTTAATGACAAGGCACTGCGGCCAAATGGATTGTCTAAGTCATTGATCCGCTATGATG CTCGTCAGAAGGAAAAGGCTTTAGGTTCTATCACAGAGGTTATTCAAACTGTGAAACGTTCGCAATCTCACATTCGTGCTCTAAGTCTTGATACTACCAATAAgcttgaagagaagaagaagttcAATCTTGATTGTGCTCTGCCTGCATCTGctgaaaatgtaaataaaagcaCACCTGGTAGACAAACTCCTCAGGTTGGTTATGGAGGAGAGATGTCTGTTCAGGAAGCTGGcagaaattcaagaaaatcAGGGCGCAATTCTTTAATGGG GCTTAAAGTGAGGTCTCCAAGCCTTGCAGGAAAGCATGAGCCTCAACCAAGTATCGCACCGGAGGTTTTCATGACTAAAGACTTAAAATGGACTGACAGTTGGGACCGTGCAGAAAGGGAGAGGGATATCCGCCAAGGAATCGATCTAGCAACCACTTTGGAACGCATTGAGAAGAATTTTGTTATCACAGATCCAAGAATTCCTGATAACCCCATT ATTTTTGCCTCTGATAGCTTTCTTGAATTGACTGAATATACACGTGAAGAAATTTTGGGGAGAAACTGCAG GTTTCTTCAAGGACCTGAAACAGATCAAGCAACTGTCTCAAAGATAAGAGATGCTGTCAGAGAACAAAGGGAAATTACCGTTCAGTTGATTAACTACACTAAGAGTG GAAAAAAATTCTGGAATTTATTCCACTTGCAACCAATGCGTGATCATAAG ggTGAACTGCAATACTTCATTGGTGTCCAGCTAGACGGAAGTGATCATGTGGAACCCTTGCGGAACCGCTTGTCAGAGAAAACAGAGCAACAAAGTGCAAAGATA gtCAAGGCTACTGCAGAAAATGTTAATGAAGCTGTTCGAGAACTTCCTGACGCCAACTTG AGACCAGAAGACCTGTGGGCAATTCATTCACAGCCTGTCTTTCCACGACCTCATAAAAGAGACAATTCTTCGTGGATAGCAATTCAAAAG atCACTGGAAGTGGTGAAAAAATTGGGCTACATCATTTCAAGCCAATAAAACCGTTGGGCTGTGGTGACACTGGCAG TGTTCATCTGGTGGAACTGCAAGGTGCAGGTGAACTGTATGCTATGAAGGCAATGGAAAAATCTGTAATGTTGAATCGTAACAAG GTTCACCGAGCATGCATTGAAAGGGAAATCATGTCACTACTGGATCATCCTTTTCTTCCTACTCTTTACGCCTCCTTTCAG ACTTCTACACACATTTGTTTGATAACAGACTTTTGCCCTGGTGGAGAGTTATTTGCCTTGCTTGACAAGCAGCCTATGAAGATATTTAGAGAGGATTCAGCTAG GTTCTATGCAGCAGAGGTTGTCATTGGCTTGGAATATCTGCACTGCTTAG GAATAATTTATCGGGACCTGAAgcctgaaaatattttactccAGAAAGATGGGCATGTCGTATTGACTGACTTTGATTTGTCATTTATGACATCCTGCAAACCCCAA ATTATTAAGCATGCACCATCAAGTAGTAGGAGAAGATCTAGGAGTCAGCCACCGCCAACATTTTTGGCAGAACCAGTTACACagtcaaattcatttgttggAACCGAAGAATACATTGCTCCA GAAATTATTACAGGTGCAGGCCACAGCAGTGCTATTGATTGGTGGGCTGTTG